A region from the Candidatus Obscuribacterales bacterium genome encodes:
- the ureE gene encoding urease accessory protein UreE: protein MLTLIQRISETTPSDLHHILPLTAEERTRCRRHLEPEPGLSLYLNLPRGTVLQHGDILLSAEGDRVQVIAKPEPVLTVTAHHPLDLLRAAYHLGNRHVPLEVTCDYLRLSPDPVLQDMLLHMGLHVHPDTAPFHPETGAYGSSTHHAH from the coding sequence ATGTTGACCCTGATTCAGCGGATCTCTGAAACCACCCCCAGCGACCTGCACCACATCCTGCCCCTCACCGCCGAGGAACGTACCCGCTGCCGCCGCCACCTTGAACCCGAGCCAGGGCTCTCCCTTTACCTCAACCTACCTCGGGGCACCGTGCTCCAGCATGGGGATATCTTGCTCTCTGCCGAGGGCGATCGCGTTCAGGTAATTGCCAAACCCGAACCCGTGCTCACCGTCACCGCCCACCATCCCCTCGATCTGCTGCGGGCTGCCTACCATCTAGGCAACCGCCACGTGCCCCTAGAAGTGACCTGCGACTATTTGCGCCTGTCGCCCGACCCCGTTCTCCAGGATATGTTGCTCCACATGGGGCTGCATGTTCACCCAGACACCGCCCCCTTCCATCCCGAAACCGGAGCCTACGGCAGCAGCACCCACCATGCCCACTAA